The following nucleotide sequence is from Tribolium castaneum strain GA2 chromosome 5, icTriCast1.1, whole genome shotgun sequence.
GGCGGCCTGACTTCGTCGAAAAAAGCCACTCGGCCTCGCTAAAACCCcaagtaacaatttatttcataagacaattaatttttcttattattaccgCCCTTGGGGCACAATGAAGGCCGCGTATTGCGAATTTCTCGCACTGGGGGCGGTTTCAACCACGTGAAGTGTGAACCGGGGGCAGGGGTTCCCCGGTTGGCACAAATCAAGCGAGACTTCGCCACCTTCAATTGAAGATTTTTTGAGGCCTGAGCACACAAAGGCTGCCTCTTGGACACTCGCTATTTGTCTTGAAATGTCGTCAGTTGTCTCAAAACGTTCCATTTTATCGCCTGAAGTGAGATTCAACTCTAGGATTTTTCGCggcaaagttttaaatttcgtgCAAATTACGAGAAAAACAGGAAGTGAGTTTTCGCCGTTTTCGGATGTTTTGGCTTCGGCTTCAAAACAGCGAACTATGCGAAACATCCAATTatttgaaggaaaataatctagtaatatttttaaaatgtggtCTTGCAAAAGTGAGACACAAATGTAGCGCCCTGTCAGTTTTAAAACTCGGTGAATTTCGTTgaagtatttaattatttttgccaCAGTCTCCGGGTTGTCGTCGGGCATTAATGCATCCAAAGTGCCCTTATCTAGCACTACACTGAAAGAATCGTCTTGGAAAGACATGTCTAAAGCGTCCATTTGCATGTATTTCAAATCGGGGCGCTCTTTTTCATTCTGGGACAACATTTGTCGGATCACGACCTGTGATATATCGATATTTGTGACATTACTAGAAAATTAGGTGGTTAAGGGTTGCTTCAAGGGGGGACAATTGAAATTACTTGTAACCAATATCGTACAAGTCGCGGCCTAAAGTCGAGTTTCCGCAACCAGTGATAAGAATATcgtcttgtttttttatgtatttgtgTAAATGACCCGACAATTCCGGATATTCGCCatacctttaaaaaaatgtgtaaaaacaaaattagggTTATGTTAACTGATTGTACCATTCAAATGCTTTAGATCcgcgttttttgaaaaaggtgTCCCAGTATTCCTTCTGACTGAACTCTTGGTGCAATTTTGGCAACAAATtcattgtgatttaaaaattaatttgcatgTATTTTAAGGTTAACACATGTTTTTCTCACGGTACATTAGACCTACCCAAAtctgtttgaaatttattaattaaaattagctTCATTTTACTTTAATGATAAGTGTGAGATATGGACGTGAGTGAGTCAATAAAAATATCCACAGTTTTCACtggtttatatttattatttgctagAACTTCATTGTGACACCGTGACCTGTCAAATGTCACAGAAGTCAAGCGTACATTTGAACTACTCCcccaaattcaattaaaattgataaaagtgcGGCTATTTTTAGTTGTTTCTGTGATTACGCCCTTCACTACAATCGCATTAGATGATAACAATCCAGTTTGGGGCCCACGTGTTTACTGCGTGACCCTTTAGTGACCTTCACCTGATACAActccaaaaatattacaacaGTTTTGCCGGTTATTACGCGATAAATCAAGTTTTGCCAAAGTAACACGTCAATAGGTGCATCATTGCCCAAGCTGAGGTCAAGTCAGGGTTACACTGATACAgataaaacaaatattcagTGCTCATTCATTCGCTATCTCCTTAACTCAAGAcatgtctttgaaaaaaaccgTAAATCTCCTCGTGATACGCAAGAATGGCGTTATCAAGCAAAGATCGAGGTGAGAATGCCTAACTGTCCGATCAATTAACGCTTTTGTAGCTCGTGGTGGTCTCAAGTGGCCATGGGCCCCCCTGATGCCATTCTGGGGGTGACCGAAGCCTTCAAACGCGACACCAACCCGAATAAAATCAACCTGGGCGTGGGGGCTTACCGAGACGATAACGGCAAGCCCTATGTTTTGCCCTCCGTGCGTAAAGCTGAGGAAAAACTGCGAGCAAAAAACTTAGACAAGGAGTACGCCCCCATTTCGGGGATCGCTGAGTTTTGCAAAGCTGCAATCGAACTAGCTTTGGGGGCAAACTCCGAGATTGTCTCCAATGGGCTCAATGCCACTGTTCAAGGCATCTCTGGGACAGGTTCCCTCCGAGTGGGGGCTGCCTTCTTTAGCAATTTTTACCCAGGGATTAAAACAGTCTACCTGCCTAAACCCACATGGGGGAACCACACCCCAATTTTCAAACACGCGGGAATGGACGTCCAGTCGTACACTTTTTACGACCCTAAAACTTGCGGGCTTGACTTCAAGGGGGCTTTGGATGACATCAATGTGAGTATTTTTGATTGGGTTATTTATTgtgggttcagaaaatcccTGAAAGGTCCATAATACTGTTGCACGCATGCGCCCACAACCCCACAGGGGTGGACCCTAACTTGGACCAATGGGCGGAGCTCTCCTCTCTTATAAAACAACGCAATCTATTTCCGTTTTTTGACATGGCGTATCAAGGCTTTGCTTCCGGTGATATCGACAGAGACGCTCAAGCCGTTCGATTGTTTATCAAAGAGGGGCACAAAATTGTTTTGGCGCAAAGTTTTGCGAAAAATATGGGATTGTACGGTGAAAGGGCGGGGGCGTTTACTGTCACGACCGAATCGCAGGAAGAGACAGCAAGGGTGATGTCACAACTGAAGATTCTGATTCGTGCCTTGTACTCAAATCCGCCAATCAATGGTGCGAGGATTGTCGCTGAGATTTTGACAGATCCAGCATTGCGCGCTGATTGGTTGAAGGAGGTTAAGGGCATGGCCGATCGGATTATTTCCGTCAGGACTAAGTTAAGGGATAATTTGAAGAAGGAAGGGT
It contains:
- the Got2 gene encoding aspartate aminotransferase, mitochondrial — encoded protein: MSLKKTVNLLVIRKNGVIKQRSSSWWSQVAMGPPDAILGVTEAFKRDTNPNKINLGVGAYRDDNGKPYVLPSVRKAEEKLRAKNLDKEYAPISGIAEFCKAAIELALGANSEIVSNGLNATVQGISGTGSLRVGAAFFSNFYPGIKTVYLPKPTWGNHTPIFKHAGMDVQSYTFYDPKTCGLDFKGALDDINKIPERSIILLHACAHNPTGVDPNLDQWAELSSLIKQRNLFPFFDMAYQGFASGDIDRDAQAVRLFIKEGHKIVLAQSFAKNMGLYGERAGAFTVTTESQEETARVMSQLKILIRALYSNPPINGARIVAEILTDPALRADWLKEVKGMADRIISVRTKLRDNLKKEGSTKNWQHITDQIGMFCYTGMTPDQVEKITKEHSVFLTKDGRISMAGVTSKNVEYLAHAMHTVTK